Sequence from the Rhodococcus jostii RHA1 genome:
GATGGTCGGGTCAGTCTGAAGATCCCGCCGGGAACCCAGTCGGGGAGAACGTTCCGGCTGCGCGGACGCGGGGTGCCCCGCCGCGGCGACGCGGTCGGCGATCTGCTGGTCACCGTAGAGGTCGCGGTCCCGTCCGATCTCGGCCACGAAGCCGCTGAGGCGCTGCGGGCGTACGCTCGGGCAGAGGAAATGGGCGGATTCGACCCCCGCTCCGGTTGGGCGGACAGCCGATGATGTCGGGAACGATGTCAGCACCGAGGGACCGCCTCGTCATTTCCGCCGTCGAGATCGACACCCGCATTTTGTACCTGCTTCCCACCCTCGCCACCCAACCGTGAAAAGGAGTGTCCGATGACCCCACCGGACGAATGCGCCGGCGTCCGTTACCTCGTCGATGACGTGTCCGCAGCCACGACTTCTATACCAGCCACCTCGGCTTCACCTTGCATACCAATCTCGCCCCTGCGTTCGCCGACGTGATCCGTGACCCCTTGCGATTGTTGTTGTCCGGCCCGGCCAGTTCGGGTGCTCGCGCCACCACGTCGGACATCACCGGCCCGGGCGGCAACCGTATCCACCTCATCGTCAGCGACCTCGACGCCGAGATCACCCGACTGCGTGACGCCGGTGTCGCCTTTCGCAGCGATGTGGTCAGCGGCCCGGGTGGTCGCCAGATTCTGCTCGCGGACCCCGTCGGCAATCTGATCGATCTGTTCCAGTCCTCCGCACCGGCCAGGTGACCTCGGATCAACCTCACCACCGTACCCGGTTCCGCCGTGCGGGCTTCCGCATGACGTCACCACCCGACGTGATCTCAGGAAGGCTTGTTCTGCGATTCCACGATCCACGCCGCGATCTGAGCGCGTGAGGTGAATCCCAGCTTGGTCAGAAGGTGCTCGACGTGGCCCTGCGCGGTGCGGGGTGAGATCGTCAGGCGGGCGGCGATCTCCTTGTTGGTCAGCCCCTCGGCGACCAGTTCGGCGACCTGGCGTTCGCGTTTGGTCGGATCGGCGGCGGACGTCGGCGTGGGCGGGAGTTGCTCGCCCAGCGCGTAGGCGACGGCTCCGCTGAAACCGAGCGCAGCGCCCTCCCGGTGGGCGGCGGCGTAGGCCTGATCACTCAGGGCCCGCCGAGTCTGACGTTCGCACTCCTGTTGGTACTCGAGCAGACCGGGGAAGACCACCACCGGGCTCCCCACCGACCAGGCGAGTTCCTCCGCGGCCCCCATCAACACGGCCGCGAGCCGGGAGTTGTGCTCCTCGGCGGCAATCCATGCCAGTGCCTGTAGGCAGAGGCTGGCGTTCAGGCGACCGTTGACCCCGCGATTGAGTTGCAGCGACTGCTCGAGTAACCGAATCGCTCGCGCGCGATCACCGTGCCGCCACACCGCGACAGCAAGTGCCCAAAGGGTGTACGACCGATACACCACTTCCCCCCGTGGCTCGGTGATCGCCAGGACCCGCTCGTGGCAGTCGATGGCCCGCTCAGCCTCGCCGAGCATGTCGTGCGTCAATTCGAGGCCGAGGAGAGCGACGACCTGGCAGAGAAGGTCGCCGCGTGCGGCATACACCTGAACGGCCTCGTCGAGATGCGCCCGTGCGTCGGGTAGCTGACCCCCGAACAGTGCCAGGAATCCCTCGGCCAGGTCGAGGTGTGCGCGCGAAATCGGGTCGGTCCGCTGGTCGGCGAGCAGACGACCCTGCCGTACCAGGGCGGTCGGCACCTGAAGGTCGCCCTGTAGTCCGGCCAGGATGCTGTCGGCGTAGAACGCTTTTGCCCGCTCGACAGTAAGGGGGCCCGTCAGGTGGGTGAGGAGGCGGTCGAACCAGTGCCGTCCCTCGCTGAGCAAACCCCGGGAAAGCCAGAACGGGAAGAGGGCGGCGGTGATCCGAAGCCCGGTGTGGGGATTGTCGGACGAACAGAACTCCAGCGCCTCCCGCAGATTCGGCTGCCCCCTGCCGAGCCCGGTGATCCACTCGAGTTGCCGGGAACTGATCCAGTCGGCTTCCGCCTCGAGTGCCAACCGCTCGTAGTATTCCCGGTGTCGGCGACGAAGGTCGGGATACTCGCCGGCCTCCTGCGCCTTTTCCCGGCCGTAGTCCCGCAAGATCTCGAGCATGCGGAAGCGGACTGTCGCGCCGACAGCTTCCCGGGTCAGGATCGACTTGTCGACCAGGAACGTCACCGTGTCGAGGAGTTCGTCCGCTGCGGGATCCGCGTCGCAGACTTCTTCTGCGGCATCGAGTTCGAAGCCCCCGGCGAACACCGACAGCTGTGCCCACACCTTTTGTTCCATGGGCGTGCACAGGTCGTAGCTCCAGTCGATGCACATCCGTAGTGTCTGTTGCCGCGACGGTGCGCTCCGGTTGCCGCGGGTGAGCAATGCATAGCGGTCCGTCAGCCGCGCCAGGATCTGCTCGGGCGACATCGCGCGTAGTCGTGCTGCCGCCTACTCGATCGGCAGCGGCAACCCGTCCAGTCGCCGGCAGATGCGGGCAACGGTGACCGTGTTGTCGTCGGTGAGCACGAATCCGGGGGCGGCCACGGATCGCGACTGGTCACGAAGTTCGGCCAACTCCACCAGGAACACTCCGTCGGGGAAATCCCGTTGCGCCGTGGTCGCGACCCGCACCGCCAGTCGAGTCTTGCCGACTCCGCCGATCCCGGTCAACGTGCCCAGCCGTGAGGTCGACAACAAGTTCTTCGCCTCGGCCAGCTCCGTGCGGCGGCCGACGAAACTGGTCAACTCCAGGGGAAGGCCGCCGGTCCGGACCGAATCCGATGTTGGTGCCGGCCAGCGTCCACCCGGCTCGCGTTCCGGCGAGGAAGAATCCGCGGGGGCCGAGCGCGTGCTCTCCTGTACTACGCCCGGATCGGGGGTCAATGCCATCTCGTCGACCGGGAACCCATGACGACGCTGAGATGCCTGCAGTAGTTCGCCCAGTTCCGCGGCGGAGGGGCGGCGTCCCGGGTCGCCGGACATTGCATGTTCGATGATGGCGCTGACGTCCTCGAGGACGCCGTGCTCCCGGGGATCCGGCACGGGCGCGGAGCTGATCCGGAGGAACTGGGCCACCAACTGCTCGCCGCTGCGACGTTCGAAGGCGGCGTGCCCAGTGATCGCCGCGAACAACGTCGCCCCCAGTGCGTAGACGTCCGCGGCCGCACTCGCCGACTCCCCGGCCAGAATCTCGGGGGCGGTGAACGCCGGCGACCCCGTCACCACGGCGGTCGTGGTCTCGAACCCGCCCGCGATGTGGGCGATGCCGAAGTCCGTCAGCGCCGGCTCGCCATAGTCGGTGAGCAAGATGTTGCCGGGCTTGACATCGCGATGAAGGATCCCTTGGCGGTGCGCGGTCCCCAGTGCCCCGGCCAACTTGACCCCGAACCGCAGCACCTCCTCCAATGGAAGCGTTCCGTCGCGGTGGATCCGCGCATCGAGGGAGCCCTGGGCCAAATAGGGCGTCACGATGAAAGGCCGGCCGTTGTCGGTGACGCCCACCTGCAGCACATTGACGACGTTGGGGTGGCCGGTCAACTGGCCCGCCGCGCGCTGCTCCCGAAGGAACCGCGTCCGGTTCAGCTCGTCCAGGTCGGCGATGAGAACCTTGACCGCCACGGTGCGAGCCAGCGAGATCTGCAGGCACCGGTAGACGACGCCGAACCCGCCGCGGCCGATCTCCCGAGCGTCCTCGAACCCGGCCGCCGCCAGCTCCGCGGTGACCGAACCGGACACGTCCCCTTGCGTCGCGAATGGATCCGCCTCTGTCACCGGCAACACCGACTCATCTACCGCACGCCTCTCGCAGGTATGTCCCCAGAATATCGTTCGACCTCGCCAGCGGAAGCCCATACCGGCACTCCGAGGGAGAAGGAAGCCTTGCCCATTCATAGCGGGTGTCCGACGAGAAACGTCACCAGCGGTGTTGTCGAGCATGCTGATCGCCCACGCACTTGTCTCCAGCACAGACCAGAACCCCGACCACCAACTCGATGCTCAACACCCACCTGATCCAGACGACCGCGGGCGGCGGATTGCGACCAGCCGGTTCCGTGACTAGACGATATGGAGTGACGCACGACTTGTCGTGAGCTCGCTCCCGTTGCGGCGGGACGTCCCCTCGGTCCGATGAAAGGGTGCGCCCGGCGCGGGGGACGATCTCAACGTCGTTCATGCTCGCTGCGCTGCGCGTGCTCCACGTTGACATCGCCGGCCTGCGCCGGGCGGGTCAGCAGTAACCGAGGGACGCCCCCCCGAAAGGAGCCGGTAGAGCGCTCTTGCGGGCCGAGGCCTCACGCACAAGATTCGTGGGTTACCGAGCAGACGAACCTGCCTGCCCGGCCTATCCGACAATTGTGGGAGGCCCCGGTGTTTACCGAGCGTACGAGCATTGGACTGGACGTGCACGCACGTTCGGTCGCGGCAGCGGCCATCGACAGTCTCACCGGTCAGGTGGTCCAGGGACGATTGACCCCGTCCTATGAGCACATCCGATCCTGGATATCGAGCCTGCCGGGGCCGGTAGCAGTTGCGTACGAGGCCGGCCCGACCGGTTTCGGACTGCATCGGGATCTGGCCGCCGCCGGCGTCCGGTGTGAGGTTGTCGCGCCGTCCAAGCTGCAGAAACCATCCGGGGACCGGGTCAAGACCGACGCCCGCGACGCTCTGCACCTGGCCCGGTTGCTGCGCCTGGACGAGGTCACCTCGGTAGCGATCCCCAGCGTCGATCAGGAAGCGGCCCGGGATCTGGTGCGGGCCCGGGAGGATTGCCGCGGGGATCTGATGCGGGCGCGTCACCGCCTGTCGAAGCTGCTGCTTCGGCACGGCATCGTCTACTACGGCGGCCGAGCATGGACCGGAGCGCATGACCGGTGGTTGCGCACCGAAGCGGCGCCGCAGTTGATCTTGCCTGCGACACGGATGGCGTTCGACGCCGACTACGACCATGTGCTCACGATGCAGGCCCGACGTCGGCGACTCGATGCCGCGATCGAGGAGATGGCCGCGGCGAGTGAGTTCACCCCGATTGTCCGCCGGATGTGTTGCCTGCGCGGGGTCAGCACCTTGACCGGTTTCGCGTTGGCGGTGGAAATCGGTGACTGGAATCGGTTCACCGGCAACACCATCGGCTCATTCGTCGGATTGGTGCCCTCGGAGTACTCGTCCGGTTCGTCCCGGGTGCAGGGATCGATCACCAAGACCGGCAACACCCACGCCCGACGGCTCTTGGTGGAAGCTGCCTGGCATCACCGGCCGCGCTATCACATCGGGGCAGTGATGCGGTCCCGGTGGGAGCAGGCACCGGCCGCGGCCCGCACCCGAGGCGACGACGGCAACCGTCGCCTGCACCAGAGGTGGGTGGGGTTTCTCGAACGCAGCAAACGACCCGTGACAGCGAACGTGGCCATTGCGCGGGAACTGGCGGGCTGGTGCTGGTCTCTGGCGGTGATGGACTGCTGACGGTCAACCCCCTGATCTGCTTCGCCGACGACCTCCAGCGGTGACGGCGCGTGGATCGACCCGCGACACAACTATGAGCAGGCCGTCGAGGCCGACGCTCGACCCTAGACACGCGGATGCGATCCAGCCGAAAAACCGTCCTGCGGTACCCAACCCGCGTATATCAGTCTGACCGCGCGTCGCATATCGACACGCTCACCACTGGGACCTGTCGATGAAGTGCAGAGGCGCCTCCAGGGTCGCTCCCCGGAGGCGCCTCACTCTGCCCTCTTGACAGACTCCTCTACATATCAGACGTACTGACCACGGACGTTGGTGACGGCGCTGCTGTTCCCTCAGATCCTCGTCGCGCCCGCCCACGCCTCGTATCCGCCGAGTAGATCGGACACGTCGGCGAGGCCGACCAGGGAGAGCAGGCTCGCCGCGATCATCGACCGGTAACCGCTCGCGCAGTACACGACAGTTGGTGTGCCATAAGCGAATTCGCCCACTCGATCAAGCAATCGAGCCAGGGGAATGTGCACAGATCCGTCAATCACGCCGCGCTCGAGCTCACCGCGACTGCGCACGTCGACGACGACCAGGTCGCCGAGCTCGGCGCGGCGCACGTCAAGCTCGTCGGCCGTGAGCCGAGAGCTGCGCTCGACGAGCTGGGGGTGGCCCAGGGCGCGCGTCGGCTCCTCGAGATACCCCGCGACATTGTCGAAACCGATACGGCCGAGCCGAACCTTCGCCTCGAGTTCGCGCCCTGGCTCACACACCAGGACGATGGCTGTGTCGGGCCGCAACACATCGCCTGCCCACTCCGCGAATCGGCCGCCGAGCCCGACGTTCACCGAGCCGCGTAGGTGGCCGGCGGCGAAGTCGGCCGGTTCACGGGTGTCCAGCACGACCGCGCCACGCTCGCGCAGAGACAACGCGGTGGACAGCGACAGTGCGGGCGGGAGCTGATGGTCGTCGAGCAGCGGCCGAAGCTCGCGATTGCGCCGGGCGTCGAAGGAAAAGTACGGGGGCGTGACGGGTTGGCCTTCCGTGACGACGGCAACGAACTGGTCCTCGGTCATCGGGGCAAGCGCGTAGTTCGTCCTCCGCTGCTCGCCGATCGTCGAGGAATTGCTGGTGGACAGGTTCTTGCCGCACGCCGACCCGGCCCCGTGGGCCGGGAACACCCGGGTTCGGTCGGGAAGGGTGAGGAACTTCTCGGAGATCGACCGATACAGCTGCCGGGCCATCATGTCCGCCGACAAATCGACCGAGCCGAGGAGGTCGGGTCTGCCGACGTCACCGATGAACAGCGCGTCCCCTGTGAGGACCCCGTAGGGCTCGGCGTCGGCCGGGTGGGCATGGATCACGACGCTAATCGACTCGGGCGTGTGACCGGGCGTTGCCCGGATCTCGAGCTGGACCTCACCGAGGTCGAGTCGCTGGCCGTCAGCCAGAACCTCGATGTCGAAGTCGGCCTGCGCACCCTCGCCGTAGCAGATCGTCGCTCCTAGTGCAGCGAGCTCGAGGTGTCCGGAGAGGAAGTCGGCGTGAAAGTGGGTCTCGATGACCCGCTCGATGCGTAAACCCGCCTGTTCGGCATCGGCGAGATAGACCGACACGTCGCGGTGGGGATCCACCACGACCGCCCGGCCCGTCGTCTGGTCACCAACCAGGTAGGACAGCTGGGACAAACAGCCCAGGACGTACTGCTTGAATATCATTCCGCCACTATGCGCGGGGCGTGTTCCCGAGGCGTTCCCCGGAAGGCATCATCGGGGCCGTCCCGCGATGGTGACGGATGCTGCCTGGCTGCGGCAGCGGTCTCGATCGAGCGGTCGGCCGACCTCGTCGAAACGGTCGGCCGCCTCCAAGTAGAAGGAATGTGCGCGCTCGAGGTCGCCC
This genomic interval carries:
- a CDS encoding MBL fold metallo-hydrolase; its protein translation is MIFKQYVLGCLSQLSYLVGDQTTGRAVVVDPHRDVSVYLADAEQAGLRIERVIETHFHADFLSGHLELAALGATICYGEGAQADFDIEVLADGQRLDLGEVQLEIRATPGHTPESISVVIHAHPADAEPYGVLTGDALFIGDVGRPDLLGSVDLSADMMARQLYRSISEKFLTLPDRTRVFPAHGAGSACGKNLSTSNSSTIGEQRRTNYALAPMTEDQFVAVVTEGQPVTPPYFSFDARRNRELRPLLDDHQLPPALSLSTALSLRERGAVVLDTREPADFAAGHLRGSVNVGLGGRFAEWAGDVLRPDTAIVLVCEPGRELEAKVRLGRIGFDNVAGYLEEPTRALGHPQLVERSSRLTADELDVRRAELGDLVVVDVRSRGELERGVIDGSVHIPLARLLDRVGEFAYGTPTVVYCASGYRSMIAASLLSLVGLADVSDLLGGYEAWAGATRI
- a CDS encoding IS110 family transposase; its protein translation is MFTERTSIGLDVHARSVAAAAIDSLTGQVVQGRLTPSYEHIRSWISSLPGPVAVAYEAGPTGFGLHRDLAAAGVRCEVVAPSKLQKPSGDRVKTDARDALHLARLLRLDEVTSVAIPSVDQEAARDLVRAREDCRGDLMRARHRLSKLLLRHGIVYYGGRAWTGAHDRWLRTEAAPQLILPATRMAFDADYDHVLTMQARRRRLDAAIEEMAAASEFTPIVRRMCCLRGVSTLTGFALAVEIGDWNRFTGNTIGSFVGLVPSEYSSGSSRVQGSITKTGNTHARRLLVEAAWHHRPRYHIGAVMRSRWEQAPAAARTRGDDGNRRLHQRWVGFLERSKRPVTANVAIARELAGWCWSLAVMDC